A genomic segment from Nicotiana sylvestris chromosome 1, ASM39365v2, whole genome shotgun sequence encodes:
- the LOC138874040 gene encoding uncharacterized protein — protein MKATATESVELASYRLRDIAVNWYESWELSRGENAPLAVWKEFTEAFLHHYLPPELRWARVDRFLTFRQGKLSVWEYSFQFDLLARYAPTIVSKIEDRVHWFMMGLEPHLHNDFSSYDVYALIDPGSTFSYVTSLAASKFEIKPELVKPFEVSTPVGDSVIAKQVYRGCKIVVYGRSTVADLIELDMVEFDIIMGMDWLASCHANVDCKAKIVRFQFPGEPVLEWKVNTASSRGRFISYLKARKMIRKGCIYHLVRVQDVEVESPTIQSILVVNKFPDVFSDELPGLPLEREIEFSIDLQPDTHPISIPPYIMAPVELKELKEQLRDFLEKEAEHADYLRIVLRVLQEGKLYAKFSKCEFWLNSIAFLGHVISGEGIRVDTQKIETVKTWHRPTTPTKVCSFLGLVGYYRRFVEGFSSLSAPLTKLTQKEVKFQWTDPCEWSFQALKDRLTSAPVLTLLEGTDGYVIYCDASGDIGITLQDTATSSLVTKVKECQYGDPVLVHYRDTTLQKEKTPFEITEDGSSDIKDDYVSLMLQGCVGRLWEKLTILVKIEHQKPGGLLQAMEIPTWK, from the exons atgaaggccactgcgactgagtcagttgagctagcttcttaTAGACTCCGAGATATTGCAGTTAactggtacgagtcttgggaattgtccagaggtgagaatGCCCCTCTAGCAGTATGgaaggagtttacagaagcttttcttcatcattatctgccaccagagcttaggtgggccagagttgataggttcttgacctttCGACAGGGTAAGCTGAGTGTTTGGGAGTACAGTTTTCAGTTTGATTTGTTGGccaggtatgctcccactattgtatctaagatagaggatcgggttcactggttcatgatgggattagagcctcacttgcatAATGATT tctcctcatatgatgtatatgcactaattGACCCGGGTTCCACCTTCTCATACGTTACTTCGTTGGCTGCTAGtaaatttgaaataaaacctgaattggttaaaccttttgaggtgtctacacctgttggggactcagtgatagctaagcaggtatataggggttgtaaaATAGTAGTTTATGGTCGATCTACCGTAGCAGatctaatcgagttagatatggtagaatttgatattattatgggtatggattggttggcttcttgtcatgccaacgttgattgtaaagcaaagatagtccgatttcaatttccaggagagcctgttttggagtggaaagttAATACGGCATCATCGAGGGGAAGATTCATTtcttatctcaaggcaaggaagatgatcagaaagggttgtatttatcacttagttcgggttcaggatgtggaagtagagtcaccaaccattcagtccatccttgTGGTTAATAagtttcctgatgttttttcCGATGAGCTTCCAGGTCTCCCGCTAGaacgagaaattgagttttctattgacctacaaccagatactcacccaatatctattcctccctatataATGGCCCCCgtagagctgaaagagttaaaggaacaactaagggactttCTTGAAAAGG aggctgagcatgcagattaTCTACGtattgtgctcagagttctacaagaagggaaactgtatgcaaaattttccaaatgtgaattctggttgaactctatagctttccttgggcatgttATTTCGGGTGAAGgtatccgggtggatacacaaaagattgagacAGTAAAGACTTGGcatagacccacaacaccgacgaaGGTttgtagctttctcggtttggtaggttattacaggagatttgtggaaggattttcttccctttcagcacctttaacaaagttgactcagaaggaaGTAAAATTTCAATGGACTGACCCTTGTGAATGGAGTTTCCAGGccttaaaggacagattaacttcagcaccggttctaacgctcttagaagggaccgatggttatgttatctattgcgaCGCTTCAG gtgatattggaattactcttcaggatacagCAACATCCTCAttagtaactaaagtaaaggaaTGCCAGTACGGGGATCCTGtgctagttcattatagggataccactcttcagaaggagaagacaccgtttgaaattacagaagatgggtcCTCGGATATCAAAgacgattatgtgtccctaatgttgcagggctgcgtcggcaggttatgggagaaactcactattctc gtgaaaatagagcatcaaaaacctggtgggttattgcaagctatggagattccgacttggaaatag